One sulfur-oxidizing endosymbiont of Gigantopelta aegis genomic region harbors:
- a CDS encoding phage tail sheath family protein, translating into MPSYLQPGVYIEEVSSGSRPIEGVATSTAAFVGVANRGPVGEPTLIGSFDDYIKDFGKIIDEDDSMGLAVQAFYLNGGGSAYICRLAGDVASAENETDILGEGAYSSGTNSRTATASAVLNIKASSPGIWANDKRFKIVKDYRDARLFSLLLGRLDAGEFKEEERFDSLSMDPNSDDYVVNVVKQNSSLINIAIADPLAFQNAQVTGATVNYTTDIAPYVADATKTKSFMISINGSQAKNILIPPGADVANKTKLIEFIQQQIRAAIGSNSINVSSQGTNTAGNFIIESVDTFNVSDSVANIQLIDSPFLEVLGLSSKNKASITGTDAGASPSVSSGDAFQIELDAFTAINIEFPNNIDGGAAIATEIKNLVRASGADNPSFASFDCEFNSVNNSFTLTSGAHDVLESGISLVDGTGTPLDSLKLAVATTSVIGRTIQQGVDPIVPQMMLGSNPAVGFGERLQNGENTTPIATDFTSFYNTTLRKFRDVSIIVTPGSSWDGGVGQSNLAASLAHCESMKNRVLIIDPPINTELENANAVNNLGLPTSTYSVLYYPWVSMSNPLYHPDKAPNKDKNVLVAPSAIAAGMWAKIDGKRGVWKAPAGVEARVTGATGLEYVVENLEQAQLNPLGVNCIRKLPNYGSVFWGARSLATKADPEWRYVPVRRTAIYIEESIYNGIQWAVFEPNSHPLWSSLRANIGSFMNGMFRAGAFQGETSSQAFFVRCGLGDTMTQGDIDRGQVIVTVGFAPLKPAEFVIVRIQQKVGEEQ; encoded by the coding sequence ATGCCAAGCTATTTACAACCCGGGGTATATATTGAGGAAGTTTCAAGTGGTTCACGACCAATAGAAGGTGTTGCAACATCAACTGCTGCATTCGTTGGGGTTGCCAATCGAGGCCCTGTCGGTGAACCGACTCTTATTGGTAGTTTTGATGACTATATCAAAGACTTCGGTAAAATCATTGATGAAGATGACAGTATGGGACTTGCTGTGCAGGCTTTTTATTTGAATGGTGGTGGTAGTGCTTATATTTGTCGTCTTGCCGGTGATGTCGCCAGTGCAGAAAATGAGACCGATATTCTAGGTGAGGGTGCTTATAGTAGTGGTACTAATTCGCGTACCGCAACCGCTTCAGCTGTGTTAAACATTAAGGCATCAAGTCCGGGTATTTGGGCCAATGATAAGCGTTTTAAAATTGTCAAAGACTATCGTGATGCCCGACTCTTTTCATTATTATTAGGGCGCTTGGATGCAGGTGAATTTAAAGAAGAAGAACGATTTGATAGTCTTTCCATGGATCCCAATTCAGATGACTATGTTGTTAATGTGGTCAAGCAAAATTCATCCCTGATAAACATCGCCATTGCTGACCCTTTAGCTTTTCAAAATGCCCAAGTCACGGGTGCTACTGTAAATTATACTACTGATATTGCCCCCTATGTTGCCGATGCAACTAAAACAAAATCATTTATGATCAGTATTAATGGTTCTCAAGCAAAAAATATATTAATACCGCCAGGTGCTGATGTAGCCAATAAAACCAAATTGATTGAATTTATTCAACAACAAATTCGTGCTGCTATCGGCTCAAATAGTATCAATGTTTCTAGTCAGGGTACGAATACAGCAGGCAATTTTATAATCGAGTCCGTAGATACCTTTAATGTCTCAGATAGTGTTGCAAACATTCAGTTAATCGATTCACCTTTTTTAGAAGTCTTGGGCTTATCATCCAAGAATAAAGCTTCAATAACAGGAACGGATGCAGGTGCCAGCCCTTCAGTGTCAAGTGGGGATGCATTTCAAATTGAGCTTGATGCCTTTACTGCTATTAATATTGAATTTCCTAACAATATTGATGGTGGCGCTGCAATTGCCACAGAAATTAAGAATTTAGTGCGTGCTTCCGGTGCAGATAATCCATCTTTTGCTTCGTTTGATTGTGAATTCAATTCAGTCAACAATAGTTTTACCCTGACTTCAGGTGCTCATGATGTTTTAGAATCAGGTATCAGTTTGGTCGATGGTACTGGAACACCATTAGATAGTTTGAAATTGGCTGTAGCTACAACAAGCGTGATTGGTCGCACTATACAGCAAGGTGTTGATCCGATTGTGCCTCAAATGATGCTGGGTTCGAATCCAGCCGTCGGTTTTGGCGAACGCCTGCAAAATGGTGAAAATACCACCCCGATAGCCACTGATTTTACAAGCTTTTATAATACCACACTCAGAAAATTTCGAGATGTAAGCATTATTGTGACGCCCGGTAGCAGTTGGGATGGTGGTGTTGGTCAGTCAAATCTTGCTGCTAGTCTGGCTCATTGCGAATCAATGAAAAATAGAGTGTTAATTATTGATCCGCCTATAAATACAGAGTTAGAAAACGCTAATGCAGTAAATAATTTAGGCCTGCCTACGTCAACCTATAGTGTACTTTACTACCCTTGGGTATCGATGAGCAATCCACTATATCATCCTGATAAAGCACCGAATAAAGATAAAAATGTACTTGTCGCACCCTCAGCAATTGCTGCGGGTATGTGGGCCAAGATAGATGGTAAGCGGGGTGTGTGGAAAGCACCTGCAGGTGTTGAAGCACGGGTGACTGGTGCGACAGGACTTGAATACGTGGTCGAGAATCTAGAACAAGCGCAGCTAAACCCACTGGGTGTGAATTGCATCCGTAAATTACCTAATTATGGTTCGGTATTTTGGGGCGCACGTTCATTGGCGACTAAGGCTGATCCAGAATGGCGTTATGTGCCAGTACGTCGCACCGCCATTTATATTGAAGAGAGTATTTATAACGGTATTCAGTGGGCTGTCTTTGAGCCAAATAGTCATCCTCTCTGGAGTTCTTTACGAGCCAATATTGGCTCCTTTATGAATGGAATGTTTCGTGCAGGTGCATTTCAAGGCGAAACTTCAAGCCAGGCTTTTTTTGTTCGCTGTGGACTGGGAGATACCATGACTCAGGGCGATATTGATCGGGGGCAGGTGATTGTGACGGTGGGTTTTGCACCACTTAAACCGGCTGAATTTGTCATTGTGCGTATTCAGCAAAAAGTAGGTGAAGAGCAGTAA
- a CDS encoding phage tail protein codes for MAAPTFSVNAHRFDPYRTFKFQCIIDGRPVAGLQKMGALKKKVNEVKWRSAGDPSHQRIMPGGTEYEALTLEQGLTHDPVFEDWANLVNNIQGDAAVSLVNYRKDIIINVLNLQGQVAISYKLYRAWVSEYQALPELDANTMNAVGIQTLTLQHEGWERDFSVGEPSES; via the coding sequence ATGGCGGCTCCAACTTTTTCGGTGAATGCACATCGTTTTGATCCTTATAGAACTTTCAAGTTTCAATGTATTATTGATGGTAGACCGGTTGCTGGTCTGCAAAAAATGGGCGCGTTAAAAAAGAAAGTGAATGAAGTTAAATGGCGCTCGGCAGGGGATCCCTCTCATCAGCGTATTATGCCCGGTGGTACTGAATATGAAGCGCTCACTCTGGAACAAGGATTAACGCATGATCCTGTTTTTGAGGATTGGGCAAATCTAGTTAACAATATTCAGGGTGATGCCGCTGTTTCTCTGGTAAATTATCGCAAAGATATTATTATCAATGTGCTTAATTTACAGGGACAGGTTGCAATATCCTATAAGTTGTATCGTGCCTGGGTCTCCGAATATCAGGCGCTACCTGAACTTGATGCAAATACCATGAATGCCGTGGGTATCCAGACCTTAACTTTGCAGCATGAAGGTTGGGAACGTGATTTTTCAGTGGGTGAACCTTCTGAAAGTTAA
- a CDS encoding Pvc16 family protein, which yields MALIDTSLANICDEIRNYMLLNIVAPEDNASNWITVGAPGVNYESSIAKNALNLFFYRFEPFSFAADALPGDVQFIKVFCIVTAFGVDIETPLNGLDASAGFNELRMLSEVMRLFQEQPIMMLEGKTSGQKWHTQFIPRPLADEQINQIWSTQGNTVYRPSLVYEIALAPIEPELMVKQSVRVSAIGTQAVSDMSKHNNLWPDDKEVLFFPPSSIEVDTSNLQWAPAIAMVTGLVNERESHLTLNIEVNAVGDVIIPDIDIWIAGDPLKDVSLVGQLLLNDQWLDIDELNNIKADTHRLNMNALPNVTNFTLQGVNGANNHWSNFDQSLNHWQLQLFAERRIKFDPQTATWNDVNASEAEMRIRSNPVLITVIRN from the coding sequence ATGGCATTGATAGACACTTCTCTGGCAAATATTTGTGACGAAATTAGAAACTATATGTTATTAAACATTGTTGCGCCGGAAGATAATGCTTCAAATTGGATCACGGTGGGTGCGCCGGGTGTTAATTATGAAAGTAGCATAGCAAAAAATGCCTTAAATTTATTTTTTTATCGCTTTGAACCCTTTAGTTTTGCTGCTGATGCTTTACCAGGTGATGTACAGTTTATTAAAGTCTTTTGTATTGTCACTGCCTTTGGCGTCGATATAGAGACGCCTTTAAATGGCCTTGATGCCTCAGCAGGTTTTAACGAATTAAGGATGCTGTCAGAAGTGATGAGACTCTTTCAGGAACAGCCTATTATGATGCTGGAAGGTAAAACATCGGGACAAAAATGGCATACTCAATTTATCCCCAGACCATTGGCTGATGAACAAATCAACCAGATTTGGTCTACACAGGGTAACACTGTCTATCGTCCCTCTCTTGTGTATGAAATAGCCCTGGCACCGATTGAACCAGAGTTAATGGTAAAACAATCGGTACGGGTTTCCGCTATTGGCACACAGGCGGTAAGTGATATGAGTAAACATAATAACTTATGGCCTGATGATAAAGAGGTGTTATTTTTCCCACCCTCATCGATTGAAGTTGACACCAGCAATCTACAATGGGCACCCGCAATCGCTATGGTCACGGGCTTGGTGAATGAACGGGAATCACATCTTACCTTAAACATCGAAGTCAATGCCGTTGGTGATGTCATTATTCCAGATATTGATATTTGGATTGCCGGTGATCCGCTTAAAGATGTTAGCCTGGTTGGACAATTATTATTAAATGACCAATGGCTTGATATCGATGAACTCAATAACATCAAAGCAGATACTCATCGTTTGAATATGAATGCCTTACCCAATGTGACCAACTTTACTTTGCAAGGGGTCAATGGTGCTAATAATCATTGGAGTAATTTTGACCAAAGCCTCAATCATTGGCAACTGCAATTATTTGCTGAGCGTAGGATTAAATTTGATCCACAAACGGCTACATGGAATGATGTTAATGCAAGTGAAGCTGAAATGAGAATTCGTAGCAATCCAGTCTTAATTACAGTGATACGAAATTAA
- a CDS encoding ATP-binding protein, with product MSTEIQDSLTEEIKHAMTLQVEWQRIEILAQCLSDTRLGREPTEAILKQLRHVQQQVEQLRSKSNCWKGLAVDGLSPLALDLLACVYAAAINPNVALIFNDLQQGQSIYPSLAFLHHLLSLEDYEYLLAQQLLDEQGVLIKDGFLRVEGEGPMRRLQPHPNAIAIISGLKPTALRIPGAVQIEIDASWDDLIIPAPQRKMLHEYLLWVNYGKKIVDEWGARVVGGPIALFSGPSGTGKTFAASVIANALGWDLYRVDLGTLISKYIGETEKNLNALFDAVQGQKIVLQFDEVDALMGKRGEIKDARDRYANMEVSHLLSRIEQHHGPCILTTNLRKQIDQAFQRRFHFVMIFPRPEITERVILWQTLIPPKAPVDKDVDYQMIAEAVSLTGGEIRNAANHAAILAAAENSAISMSHIAIGVWRVLQKMDGQTRHKQLMQLQKFLPEDIIFGDSISGTGK from the coding sequence ATGAGCACAGAAATTCAGGATTCTTTGACTGAAGAAATAAAGCATGCCATGACTTTGCAAGTGGAATGGCAGCGTATTGAAATTCTGGCACAATGTCTATCGGATACCCGTCTAGGTCGAGAGCCAACAGAAGCGATATTGAAACAATTACGCCATGTTCAGCAACAAGTTGAACAGCTTCGTAGCAAAAGCAATTGTTGGAAGGGTTTAGCAGTTGATGGTTTATCTCCACTGGCTTTGGACTTGTTAGCCTGCGTTTATGCGGCGGCAATTAATCCCAATGTGGCCTTAATTTTTAATGATTTACAGCAGGGGCAAAGTATTTATCCCAGCTTAGCTTTTTTGCATCATTTGTTGTCACTTGAAGACTATGAATATCTATTAGCACAGCAATTACTTGATGAACAAGGCGTATTGATCAAAGACGGATTTTTGCGTGTAGAAGGTGAGGGGCCAATGCGAAGACTACAGCCGCATCCCAATGCGATTGCAATCATCAGTGGCCTAAAGCCAACAGCATTGCGTATTCCCGGTGCTGTGCAAATTGAGATCGATGCTAGCTGGGATGATTTAATCATTCCTGCACCGCAACGAAAGATGTTACATGAATATCTGCTCTGGGTAAATTATGGCAAGAAAATTGTAGATGAGTGGGGAGCAAGAGTGGTTGGTGGACCGATTGCCTTATTCTCCGGCCCTTCAGGAACAGGCAAAACATTTGCTGCCAGTGTCATTGCTAATGCATTAGGTTGGGATTTGTACCGGGTCGATCTAGGTACTTTGATCAGTAAATATATTGGGGAAACTGAGAAAAATCTCAATGCCTTATTTGATGCCGTACAGGGACAAAAAATTGTTCTACAGTTTGATGAAGTTGATGCACTGATGGGCAAACGAGGTGAAATAAAAGATGCCAGAGATCGTTATGCCAATATGGAAGTCAGTCATTTACTTTCTCGCATTGAACAACATCATGGTCCCTGCATTTTAACGACCAATTTACGCAAACAGATCGATCAGGCATTTCAACGACGGTTTCATTTTGTGATGATTTTTCCACGGCCGGAAATAACAGAAAGAGTGATTTTATGGCAAACATTAATCCCACCTAAAGCACCTGTTGATAAGGATGTGGATTATCAGATGATAGCGGAAGCGGTGTCATTGACCGGTGGCGAGATCCGAAATGCTGCGAATCATGCTGCCATCCTGGCAGCAGCAGAGAATAGTGCAATTAGCATGAGCCATATTGCTATTGGTGTCTGGCGTGTATTACAAAAAATGGATGGGCAAACACGGCATAAGCAATTAATGCAATTGCAAAAATTTCTACCTGAAGATATTATCTTTGGTGATTCAATTTCAGGGACTGGGAAATGA
- a CDS encoding phage late control D family protein: MSLASLLGLTTRDTGECIIKIGGSEFSEFYQNLQTTTITLKRRDSSEASLTFSMLRDAQGRWPLAEDPRIRTWAQVEIVVVFGDVEEPFFSGYIREISTDVPETGSIASVTLNCQDIFAAMDRNCKKVTWDEGRDSLDIIREVIAPYGLSLDTDLSSMPIDNTHQNKTDYRFIREFAEEKKYEWYLRDTSSGLRQLYFGPPRSTADSSLPKLMIHAGKATNCLTFNVVYDGYQPDSIRTSTAPLTGAEIEQNNSVPDLELFGSQSADSSNSGLDDFSWCLPPGSGNNAEQANSNAKGQANARSFKLKASGRLDGTVYGSLLLPGKVVSVGGTGNNNGKWYVDTAVHSFDSTGYFVNFELIRNAAAGDESSNDEHILAGIL; the protein is encoded by the coding sequence ATGAGTTTGGCAAGTCTGTTGGGTCTTACTACTCGTGATACAGGTGAATGTATTATCAAGATCGGTGGTAGCGAGTTTTCAGAATTTTATCAAAACTTGCAAACCACGACGATCACGCTCAAGCGCCGAGATAGTAGTGAGGCGAGTTTGACCTTTTCTATGTTAAGAGATGCACAAGGACGCTGGCCATTAGCAGAAGACCCGCGCATTCGTACTTGGGCTCAGGTCGAAATTGTTGTTGTTTTTGGTGATGTTGAAGAGCCTTTTTTTAGTGGTTATATTCGTGAAATATCAACGGATGTACCAGAAACAGGGAGTATAGCGAGTGTCACCTTAAATTGTCAGGACATATTTGCTGCAATGGATCGAAATTGTAAAAAAGTGACCTGGGATGAAGGTCGTGATTCTTTAGATATTATCCGAGAAGTGATAGCACCCTATGGGCTGAGTCTGGATACTGATTTGTCATCAATGCCTATTGATAATACCCATCAGAACAAAACGGATTATCGCTTTATAAGAGAGTTTGCTGAGGAAAAAAAATATGAATGGTATTTACGTGATACATCCAGTGGTTTACGGCAGTTATATTTTGGACCTCCTCGCTCAACAGCGGACTCAAGTTTACCTAAATTAATGATACATGCGGGAAAAGCAACTAATTGCTTAACATTTAATGTCGTTTATGATGGCTATCAACCGGATTCAATTCGAACTTCTACAGCGCCATTAACTGGGGCTGAAATTGAGCAAAATAATAGTGTGCCGGATCTTGAATTATTCGGTAGTCAAAGTGCAGACTCAAGCAATAGTGGCTTAGATGATTTTAGCTGGTGCTTACCTCCGGGTAGCGGCAATAATGCTGAACAAGCGAATAGCAATGCAAAGGGGCAGGCAAATGCTCGTTCCTTCAAACTTAAAGCCAGTGGCAGGCTCGATGGTACTGTGTATGGTAGTTTGCTATTGCCGGGCAAGGTTGTTTCAGTGGGAGGCACGGGAAATAATAATGGTAAATGGTATGTTGATACCGCAGTACATAGCTTCGATAGTACAGGTTATTTTGTGAACTTTGAACTAATACGCAATGCTGCTGCGGGTGACGAAAGTAGTAATGATGAGCATATTCTGGCAGGTATTCTTTAA
- a CDS encoding phage baseplate assembly protein V, whose product MEEAINQLVVESQEKYFGKYRGFVVDNNDPEKRARVTLKVPSILDDSVSHWAEPCLPFGGLADQGFFLVPEINAQVWVEFEAGNIDKPIWTGTTWQQSSDVPQEAADRSPQMRQLKTPSGHILSFDDTEGGEEIRLYHAKDAELKIDPDGVVQLTDASGSVVLMDATASAIKISDSSGNTIMMDSSGIKVSDSNGNEITMEAGGVKVSSSGTVNIEGSMVNVGGSGGEPLIKGQSFLSLFATHMHTTTAPGAPTSPPIPQGEFSTLSMTSMVK is encoded by the coding sequence ATGGAAGAAGCAATCAATCAATTAGTTGTGGAGTCTCAGGAAAAATATTTTGGAAAATATCGAGGCTTTGTTGTGGATAACAATGATCCGGAAAAGCGTGCTCGTGTCACTTTGAAAGTCCCCTCTATTCTGGATGATAGTGTCAGCCATTGGGCTGAACCTTGTTTGCCATTTGGGGGACTGGCCGATCAAGGCTTTTTTTTAGTGCCGGAAATAAATGCCCAAGTCTGGGTTGAATTTGAAGCAGGCAATATTGATAAACCCATTTGGACTGGTACAACTTGGCAACAAAGTAGTGATGTGCCTCAAGAGGCGGCTGATCGTTCGCCGCAAATGCGGCAATTAAAAACTCCATCCGGACATATCTTATCTTTTGATGATACTGAGGGTGGAGAAGAAATTCGTCTTTATCATGCCAAAGACGCAGAATTAAAAATTGATCCCGATGGGGTGGTGCAATTAACCGATGCATCCGGTTCAGTGGTACTTATGGATGCAACAGCTTCGGCAATAAAAATATCAGACAGTAGTGGCAATACCATAATGATGGACTCTTCTGGCATTAAAGTCAGTGATAGTAATGGTAATGAAATAACCATGGAAGCAGGTGGGGTCAAGGTGAGCAGTAGTGGTACTGTGAATATTGAAGGAAGCATGGTCAATGTCGGTGGCAGTGGTGGTGAGCCGCTGATTAAAGGGCAAAGTTTTCTCAGTTTGTTTGCCACCCATATGCATACCACAACGGCACCGGGTGCACCTACCTCACCTCCCATACCTCAGGGTGAATTTTCAACACTCAGTATGACCAGTATGGTGAAATAA
- a CDS encoding GPW/gp25 family protein, whose translation MARLTRTKINNRDYMSFPFTIEANGSTLSSKQQHIREMIEQIIFTSPGERWYRPEFGIGAMALVFEPNQAPMHELVKKRLLATLAEALKGDVLAESLEVDVRGENEQLKILISYQMAALQFTEKLEFVLNSDE comes from the coding sequence ATGGCCAGATTAACTCGAACAAAAATTAATAATCGTGACTATATGAGTTTTCCTTTTACTATTGAAGCAAATGGCTCAACGCTGAGTAGTAAACAGCAGCATATACGAGAAATGATAGAACAAATTATCTTTACCAGTCCGGGAGAGCGCTGGTACCGTCCGGAATTTGGTATTGGTGCAATGGCCTTAGTGTTTGAACCTAATCAGGCACCGATGCATGAATTAGTTAAAAAACGCTTGCTGGCAACATTAGCAGAAGCCTTAAAAGGTGATGTTTTAGCTGAATCCTTAGAGGTTGATGTGCGCGGTGAAAACGAACAATTGAAAATTTTAATCAGTTATCAAATGGCGGCGTTACAATTTACAGAAAAGCTAGAATTTGTTTTAAACAGTGATGAATAA